The proteins below are encoded in one region of Colias croceus chromosome 17, ilColCroc2.1:
- the LOC123699385 gene encoding uncharacterized protein LOC123699385 has translation MVIMSCAGMGDVGLRERLPALWRRIEDAHYSYLETDDSPEKLQQKKKLQGYITEYLCLVPHECKFGLSETGKVFQRTINELPDYSAYRAGIGWAAVARYAGNLLAQPWRKEYKVIRLYSGFYKHEVEANLTGAEVLLHALGYRASGSGRLALDGPACPDMAAALSRDALIAQCECQIMSQIWESVWGNGGRVSWAEIARDRASFPSDISTAATRLIGYAEEAEIYSNIPAQSDPRRSLDSNYPLPCNCPEIEEPIQPLIHPYMMQNMLPQMMYPPDMSMQVPQCNPVPIMAPYVPYYYPVQAPYMIPTPVYAPIKHATNVPVNGYPPQYRLPSVPSVPTAQLIELDYEKDVERNDKRRHRHESKKTSKTTYSDVSLPSFPRSDTQPTLSKAKEDGMGTYESWDYVFRNLSSKHQEGDSRSGFSQSLDRDSRTLDRLDREEKRSKYQPTTLDLEDGLQALNLDRSYDEEMYRTAKVNENLMRLKQEQEKKRAKRQIEEKRVKKTEAIGNPKADGLVTQKVAPDKVKLLTKKEIKDRKEVIKQTNGQVSEEKKLKKKDKEEIRKPVKLVAAEMDRSKKPVENGVHKPHSAKSVAGSSTPYDHKAQLIVSLDEPDSRKQNGERITPERQIVQTDQTDQMNQTNQMNQMNQTRKWQCGTCTYLNKDSLQACEMCGKSKKGPEIEPLTSGGRECPTCTLVNKREARACDACGTSLDHCPTYI, from the exons ATGGTGATAATGTCGTGTGCCGGCATGGGCGATGTTGGGTTGCGCGAGCGCTTGCCCGCCCTCTGGCGGCGGATAGAGGACGCGCACTATAGCTACCTGGAGACCGATGATAGTCCGGAGAAACTACAGCAGAAGAAGAAGCTACAAG GTTACATAACAGAATACCTGTGTCTCGTGCCTCATGAGTGTAAATTTGGCCTCTCTGAAACCGGCAAGGTGTTCCAACGTACGATCAACGAATTGCCTGATTATAGTGCGTATAGAGCTGGTATAGGATGGGCGGCTGTTGCTAGGTACGCTGGCAATCTACTCGCTCAACCCTGGAGGAAGGAGTATAAGGTTATACGG CTATATTCGGGCTTCTACAAACACGAAGTGGAAGCAAATCTAACAGGCGCGGAAGTATTGTTACACGCGCTGGGGTATCGCGCGTCGGGCTCGGGCCGGCTTGCGCTAGACGGGCCCGCGTGCCCCGACATGGCGGCCGCGCTCTCAAGGGACGCTCTCATTGCACAGTGCGAGTGCCAG ATAATGTCCCAAATATGGGAGTCCGTATGGGGCAATGGTGGTCGCGTGTCGTGGGCTGAGATCGCGAGGGACCGGGCTTCTTTCCCGTCAGATATTAGTACTGCAGCTACTAGGCTTATTGGATATGCTGAAG AAGCAGAAATCTATTCGAACATTCCCGCACAATCTGACCCTCGACGATCGCTGGATAGCAACTACCCTCTCCCTTGTAACTGTCCGGAAATAGAGGAACCGATACAACCCCTAATTCACCCTTACATGATGCAAAATATGCTCCCTCAAATGATGTATCCACCAGATATGTCGATGCAAGTCCCTCAATGTAACCCGGTCCCCATCATGGCCCCGTACGTGCCCTACTACTACCCCGTACAGGCCCCATACATGATCCCCACACCGGTTTACGCGCCAATAAAACACGCGACAAATGTACCAGTAAATGGATATCCACCGCAGTACAGACTGCCATCAGTTCCTTCAGTACCGACCGCACAATTGATCGAATTAGATTACGAGAAAGATGTAGAAAGAAACGACAAACGACGGCACAGGCACGAGTCAAAGAAAACTTCCAAAACGACGTACAGTGATGTGTCGTTACCGAGCTTTCCAAGATCAGACACACAACCAACGTTAAGTAAGGCAAAAGAAGATGGGATGGGGACGTATGAAAGCTGGGATTATGTATTCAGAAATCTATCGAGTAAGCACCAAGAAGGAGATAGTAGGAGTGGTTTTTCGCAATCTCTAGACAGGGATTCAAGAACGCTAGATAGACTGGATAGAGAAGAAAAGAGATCTAAATACCAGCCTACTACGCTCGATTTAGAAGATGGGTTACAAGCGTTAAATCTAGACAGATCGTACGACGAGGAAATGTACCGAACCGCTAAAGTCAACGAGAATCTAATGAGGCTAAAACAAGAACAAGAGAAGAAGAGAGCGAAGAGGCAAATAGAAGAGAAAAGAGTCAAGAAAACAGAAGCAATCGGAAATCCAAAAGCAGATGGTTTAGTCACACAGAAAGTCGCTCCGGACAAAGTGAAATTATTAAcgaagaaagaaataaaagatagGAAAGAAGTTATAAAGCAGACTAACGGACAAGTTAGTGAAGAGAAGAAGTTGAAAAAGAAAGATAAAGAAGAAATTAGGAAACCGGTGAAGTTGGTAGCTGCTGAAATGGATAGGTCTAAGAAGCCGGTGGAAAATGGAGTGCACAAGCCGCACAGCGCTAAAAGTGTAGCAG GCTCTAGCACACCTTACGACCACAAAGCTCAACTCATAGTATCGTTAGACGAACCGGATTCACGGAAACAGAACGGCGAACGAATCACGCCCGAGCGGCAAATAGTTCAAACGGATCAAACGGACCAAATGAATCAAACGAATCAAATGAATCAAATGAACCAAACGAGAAAGTGGCAATGCGGTACATGCACGTATTTGAACAAGGACAGTTTGCAAGCGTGCGAAATGTGCGGTAAGTCGAAGAAGGGCCCAGAAATAGAGCCCCTAACGTCTGGTGGAAGGGAGTGTCCTACTTGTACGTTGGTTAACAAGCGGGAAGCGAGGGCCTGTGACGCGTGCGGTACTAGTTTGGACCATTGCCCCACTTATATTTGA